AGTATCGGATTCGGCaaaatctaaattttaagattcgggggtgcggatctagatatggatacgggtgcggggattcgGCTAATAAAAAATATAGctataaaaatattgtaaatttTGATAGATATTCAGTGAAAAACTTGAATGAATATTGTACAATTCAATCTTTCATTCTCGACGATGGACATTATTCTTTCATTGTTCTAAATctgttttatttttgattttgagaAATCAAAATCTCAATTTTTCTCCCAAATTTGTCGACGGACTCCGGTCAAAGTGTCCGAAGTCAGTTGACTGAATCCTGGACGTATCCCGTCCCCGTCCCCGGACGGGGACGGCACCAAAATCGAAGAGTCGGCGCAACTTAGGTGCTGACTTAGTAGAATGGGATGTTGTAGGGGGAGACAACATGGGACAAGTGGAGAATCAAGTTGAGGATGTCCTTGTCCTAAGATAGATAAAATGAATCTGATCATTTTATCTGATAAGAGGAGCTTGAGATAAGAAAAAGAATCATTTTCACACATAATGTAGTCTATAACATTTTCTAAGAACTGTTCTACAAGTTGCTCCTCTGTTGCTTCCTTTTTGCTTTTTCCATTTGGAACTTCTTTTAACTTCTTTTTCCAACTTCTCATTTCATATACTTGGCTGTAGGACCATTATGTCACTTCTCTGATTTTGAACACAAATTAAAAGATTTTGACCATTGATTTTAGAGGAGTTTAATTTCACATAAAAGATTATTGCATGTAAGTATTTATACTAAATAGGAAGTTTAATTTCACataacagcctcttgcagaaatgtagggtaaggcCGTATACAATTGACCCTTGTGGTccagcccttccccggaccccgcgcatagcgggagtttaGTGCACCGGATTGTCCTTTTTAGGAAGTTGAAGATCCGTATAGGTGATCCCAATTAGAAATGAATGCTCATTGGAACACTCTTAGTATGTAAATCACTAGAATATGTTAGAGAATTCCTAGTGTTAGATAAATCCTAAAGTACGAAGTATTGAAATATTATGGAGACAATGAAGCATTTATGATAACAAGGATTCATACAACCGATCTCAACTAGCTTGGGTATTGAGGCATAGTTGTCGTCGTTAATGTAGTAACTTGGAAATAAGGTAGATGACGTGCTAAAATAGTTTGAAATACAGTAATAGTACAAAAATTCTTTACATTATATAGATTAAATCCTTTTAGATAGTAAGACCTTATTGCACAATGAAAACCGTTGAGATGTGGAGATTCAAGTGATCTAGGATTGATCAAATTTGCCTTGTTATGTGAGAAATGAATGAATCCAACTCCATGTTCTTAATACCACCTTCTGCTACTGATATTTTTAGAGCTGCACTCAAATCCATTGCTCTGTTCCTCATGCCTTCTCCTTCTTTAGACACCATTAATTTTTCCACTGCTGCCTGCACCATGAGAGATGTTACCACCTCGTGCCTACGGGTCCAATCCTTAACGACTATGCCAACTTTTAAAATCTTTGTGACCAATATAGTATTTCGGGGTTGATCCGAATGCATTGGCCATGCTGCTATTGGCACGCCCATGGAAATGCTCTCCATGCACGAATTCCATCCACAATGACTCATGAAACCGCCAACGGAGGAATGTGCCAATATTTCTAATTGTGGCGCCCAGTCTCTTAACACAACTCCCCTTTCTTTAACTCTCTCTTCGAAACCTTTTGGTAATTCAATATTTCTTGATTGATCTTTAGCAAAAACATTCCCTTTATCCGCATCTCTCAGTACCCAAACGAACTTCTGCTCACTTTTCTCCAATCCAATTGCGATCTCCTTGATCTGTTCATCCGAAAATGAAGTCGTGGTGCCAAAAGACACGAAGATCACGGAGTTTGGTTCTTGTTTGTCTAGCCAAATTAGACATTTATGTCGTTGGGTACAACCTTTGGTCCCATGTTGTACTAAAACAGGATTGAATGGTCCAAGTGCCCACTGCTTTTTGTTATTACTAATCTGTTCCTTGGACAGCAAATCAAGAAAAGGACCTTCTATCACTTTGCATGTGTTGTAAATCCTTCCTGAATTGAACTTCAAGTAATCGTAttcatttttaataaatttctcaaattcaGGACTAAAACAACCTTCAAGTGAAGGAACATCTTTTAGCATATTAGCATCAATGTTAAAAGGCCTGCCCATATTCTCCCATATGAACAAGAACAATGTGAAAGCTGACACACTGTGAAAAGCATAGGCTTCTGCATTTGGTAAGTACACAAAATCTTGAACCACTGATCCCATTAGGGAGTCATGGATGATAACAATTCTCTGGCTTTTCGATGAGAGGACACGAAGAAGTTTGGCCACAGGCTTTCGTAGATGAGACGTTGCCTCGAATGATGGTTGAAGATGGCAAGGAAATTTGATGGAAGCGTTCAGATTAGGAGggggagatatgaaaaatggtgTTGAGAATTCATGAAAATGAATATTGTCTATAGAAAAAGGGTCATGAACTCTTAATTTAGCTTGATGAGTGTGTGTCTTGGTTGTAACATAATGAACTTTTATATTATAGGAAGCAATGAGTTTACATAGTTGAAGAAGTTGATTGAGATGTCCTTGTGCTGGAAAAGGGACAACAACTACTACAATATCATTATGTTTTTGGCCATGGTTTTGGAAATGGAGATTGGAGGTCATTGAAAAAACTAAGCTATGAATGTTTTATTTCAAAATATATGtgctttacatatatatatatatacacagagAGATAGGAACTTTGTTGTGCTAGCATGCAACTTGTCACAGAGTCATTCCATTTTATTGTGTGTTTTGAAGACTAGCTGACGGCTGTTAATAGGAAAATACTTACTCGTATCTGATTGTTTACATTGAATTAATAAGTTCAAGTTTAAGAGTCTCAAATTTAAGTGATAGTATatatcacttagtcatgataatATATATCAAATTTAAGAAGGGCAGTATCCCAACGTATTTAGCAAACCTCTTTTTTACTATGTTGTACAACAACAATATTGGAACAGTGTAACATGAATTTGTTCTTTATTCAAGAAACAGTTACATTAAGTTAACCATGTAAATTGACGGATATAATTGGGGAATAAAATACTTGCAAATTCCTACAAAAGTCTAAGGGCGTGACGCATGCCGTTAATTGTACAATGCAAAGATTAAAATGTAGGGCAGAGTTATTAGTTTGTCACATGCTCGCTCCTTATCTCTTTTTGTGATGTTGTTTGATACGGACTGAGTTTTAAAATGTTATTACGTACTATTGTTCCGTTTCTTTTTCGCCAGTACTTTCGACatagtttttttcttctttcttcaaaCCTGGTTTGGAATTGCTTACTTTGAATCGAAAGTAGAGTTTCTACCTTCACAAAATAAAGTGAGGTATGCATATACTTTATCCTTCCCAGACCTGACTCATGATATTTCACtgaatatattattattgttgttgtactacGTAATATTGTTAAATAACAACTTCGGAGGCATGACTTGCATGACTAATTAAGCTAGGACTGCGTCGTTGGGCGTTGGCAGAAATGACTAGCAATGCACATTTAGGGCAGATAGTGTCCCCCATCTTAAATTTATAGCCTTATAGGTTTTAAATTTACTATGTAACCCATCTTTAATTTTTGTTACTGAATTCataattaaatattttggatatatttaataaaatttttaatataaatatagtATCTAGGTAAAAGTAACTGGGTTCGACCGAATTTAGACATAATAGGCTAGCTCCGCCCCTATTTTCTACCTATGCGCAATGTTCCACTCTTCTACATGTTGTATATGCTTTCTTTGTATCGCGTTCATTCTTTAATCCGTTGAACCACTTAAGTAAACGGATAGCTCGATTGACAAAGTATCTCATATTcaagggtgtgatgtagacaatcCACTCTAATATAAGTATTAACGGCTGCATTACAGCTCGACACGAAAACAACTTTATCGTTGCAAAACTACTGAAGACCTCTAATAAAAGAAAAGTCTAAACATAGAGAACAAACGAAAATTTTTCGACAAGTAAGGCTTGCTTAGTTAGTAAAACACCTTCACCCACGACTGTTAGGTCCCGGGTTCGAGTCATGCCGGAAGGAAAGTAtggaaacactatagatcctcctaattttgggagggataaaaaaaatgaaaattttcaaatcAACAATGGGGTGTAATTAAGAATAATAAACTTGAGCTACTCCACATTGCAATTTGCAACTAAAGTTTCAAATTAAATATGTTCAATTTTGTTTTTACACGATGGACAGATGTAAAAGCAATATAAAAATATTTGCGGCTTAAAGTTATCTATATGACTAGGGAAGCATgggattattttttttatttgaaaattgcAATTAGAAAACAAAAAGATAAAAAGTGATGTCGGTAaggccagagagttcctaccactGTGGTCGGCAAGAGCTAAATAATAAAACTGCTGATTTGCTATTTTCAGCaagaaattaataaaatataaggTAAACTTAGGAGGGGAAACCAAgtaattaataccatagcactCCACTCTTAAACGGAGATGTGTTATAGGAACAATTACAAAATTCTGGTATAGAGCATTTCCCGTTCGATCTAATGCGGGACAAAATTGAATTAGTCGAATCCATGAATATCTAATATACTTGatgattaaataaaaaaatatggaCAATAAATGAATTCATATATCTGGCTTTACTCAAATTCGATGCAGAGTAGTATTTGTTATAGCAATATAATAATAATCCCTCTCAATAGAGAAGAACCGATTTACTTCTTAATTCTCTCTATCTAGATCTCACTCCCTTACAAGAAAACTAGAACTAAATCGTTCATAGCTACCAAAATTACAGAATTTGTCCTGTCGTTATATACTATTTTTGTAGTAGTATCTACCACATGTTTTTAGCTAATAAAAGCATAAAAAGAAGAATGGGACATAAGGAAGTTTTATATGGACACATTTGTTACTCCTATATATTAATTATTGAAGAAACATGTTTAcacaaaaaacggatagagttgaatttatacgtagttctaaggatacgtagtataacttggcacaaatcgaaaaataagtagaaatatattgagtattgactgtataaagagtaaaatacaaaccaaactgagtgaaaaatattttatgaacaagcaagatgaatcaatgtactaAGCCCAAAAAGGGATAATCTCTATATGAATATCAGTATGTTTTTCTTTGTGAATATCAgtaatatgagagtgtatgaatgCCTTCCTCTTGGTCCCCCTTACAAAAATAATAGCCATTCCTCTTATAGTGAaaggatcctactttggatataattaaaaatacatagtggggaacccatgataaattagcttttccctaattcccgccgagattctctcccttagtgcggccgTAACGgttcttgtctcttggctcgatcttgatcggatttGGTATTGATCAATTTCTAGctttagagctcgatattaactcgagctcgatattgattcgagctcgatatcgactcgGGGCTCGGTATCGAATCGGGCTTGATATTGGTCGGCCTCTGGCTCTTAAGTTCGATGACACCGCTTCacttcatagttcgatttggactcgagttCGGTAATGACTTTGAGCTCGACATTTGACCAGTCCCAGAAATTCGAGCTTGGTAACCTAGATTCAGATCTCGTCTCGATATTATGAAGGTGACCTTCGGTCCATtttgttccaatcttgactaaccatacgaaggtcgaaactagttttgaccgtatacagatagtccccccgtttctcgggaagaatgtggcgagaaacgatatgattttacAACGGTATGACTAGATGTACATTGACGTTTGCTTCTAGCTCGACCATGACGTACATGATagatgtcccgtcggttcagttaccaaggcattaaatgtatgTCAGACGATGTTCGGCCATTGCCAGTATTGAACCGTCATTACCAACCCTATAAATAGCTCCTCTTTCAaccattttttacttttacatCTCCAATTTCCAAATCTTCGAAGTTCTTTTTCATatcttctgagttcttcatctataaatctgtgattttcactgcaaaatccCTCTTCAGAACaccaaatcttgtcatcttcctctatcttcaaaatccaaatggcgaaaatgtcaaaaaccgttcctcaaaaagaaaaagctttcTCTTCGTGGCCCGccggcgacaaaacaccggtggagccacgactTGAGGAGTGTGTTCTCGGGGGATGTATtcttacttctgattttaagATTGACAAAGCTTCGTCGATTCCCGGTCGATGCGAGcaagtatcgaggtacatgtgctcgataaccgaggAGCATCTTGAATAGTTAagaaaagattgcaactgggagaacaaagaagtgataattccggctcccgaagaagatattactactcatgcGAAAGgggttttaagtgtttatacttatcgtTTCACGTTGGGCCCCCTTGACCCAGTTGTCATCGATTTTTGCCGCTAATACCaagtaaccctaggccaaatccatccctcTTTTTGGCGaatcgttattctgatccgcttctttgtgaacaaagtcgaggggatgcctttcaccctcgaccacctcatcagatTGTACatcccccgcctctatcgaggtgggttaataaaactccaacgtcgggcTAACAAagtgctgttctcgagcatagataaGGACAAgtaccgaggctggatgggcaggttcgttcgagtgaagacttctgacctaatcccggccgagaagatgccatttcccaaagaatggaacatgaagcgtaagtataattttACTATTAGCTCCTATCGTTTTTCTCCTTCATTTCTTTCTCACTAATATCCTTTTCCGTGATGTGGCggttgcttggatgcccggtgctgttcctaaccttaagagctgggtacgggacctggcttcaacctccacatatgccgagcgcttgTGGCGCGACTTATCAAAGGGTCGTTGGGAGGctaaaactcatggtaagcctctttcccaTGTCTTCGATGATTCGAACAAAATGCCTTTtttatacttaaccaattttcttatGTGTAGGCTTGGGCAAAGATGTGGTtatgaggcccccgtctggcgAGAAAGAGACTTCGGCCCCGGTTCCGAAACTGGCGAAGGACAACAAGAGAAAAAAGGGCTTCTATTTCCGAGGATTCAAAACTTAAGATAAGAACAGCTcataagccgaggaagaataccatccttTTGACCAAAGAATCagttcggcgtctaagggatgaagacgaagaagaagaagaaaatgatgggtccaTACTGGTTGCCTGAGTGAAGAAAACAATCGACGCCCCGAAGGCAGCTGGGTCGATGGCGGTTGATGAGGCTCCATATCGAACTGAAGGGATATCGGAGCAGGACTCGGGCAAAGTCCCTGAGTTGTCGGAGATCGAGGATGTctcccaccgaagtcaacaaacagTGGATATACTTGAAGCTcttcgaactgaggagaacgccccaagcgactcgcttggggcaatGGTAATCGGAGATTTGTCTGCTCTCCCTGCTTTTCCTAAGGGGCGATTCGGAAAGCCCGAGTTTTGGGGACCCTTGAGTTttggtcgattcggcctgtccgttcccgctgggatgataaggtattgataggatccttttgattttttggtcttcgagaaatttagttactttgctgcagatgaattgttttccattgtcacatacaatctcggatggcatcccgaaccgacatatgatgtggtcccaaatgaagtctattacttccttttctctcactttctcgaaagcctgtgcttcaacccatttagagaaataatcagtcataaacaaaataaattgagccttacttggggccgatgggaggggccgacgatgtccattccccatttcatgaaaggccatggatataggaccgagtggaggagttccccgggttgatgaatcatgggcgcatgtctttgacatttatcatatttttgaacgaactcccttgcatctttgtccatattgatccaataatatcctgctctgattattttgtggaATAATGAGTCAACACCAGAATGATCTTGAGCACATTGGGTTGTTGAACTCGCCAAATGTCAATCTcgaagggaaaccctcgaggagatccatgctcgaggtttcgaccttaccgaagagATACTAAAGGCTAAAGAACCTGAAGCCGATGCTGGAGCCTTGGCTTTCGATGACGATGATGACGACAACAAGAGTGGGTCTGAGAGAGGGGATGAGCTTGATGGAGAAGAGACCGACTCCGGAGATAATCAAGAAACTTAGGGTTTTTCCCATTTTTGATCTTTCTGTGCAgggtcctgatcggaccttgtaaatactcttatatatgtataaagatcttttcctttcccgACTTGTCTTTGTTTAATTCTCTGCTttatgaagattttgtttcattcatgccttatgaatgttttcataagttcgaggctttaggcaatttgatcgaggTCGGACTttgtagtctttataaccgattgaatgtttgctcgaactcggggtaagagtggcccttaggcttagtagtcgagtgagagttagctcaaactcgaaataagagtagcccgtaggattttatcgtcgagtgagtgcttgttcgaactcgaagtaagagtagcccttaggcttagtagtcgagtgagtgattgatcgaacttgaagaaatgtagcccgtaggctttatggtcgagtgaatgattgctcgaacataaagtaatgtagcacgtaatcttagtagtcgagtgagtgattgctcaaactcgaagtaatgtgtcCCATAGGCTTAGtggccgagtgagtgattgctcgaactcgaagtaatatagcccgtagccttagtggtcgagtgagtgattgctcgaactcaaagtaatgtaacccgtaggcttagtagtcgagtgagtgattgctcgaactcgaagtaatatagcccgtaggcttagtggtcgagtgagtgattgctcgaactcgaagtaatgtagcccgtaggcttagtggtcgagtgagtgattgctcgaactcgaagtaatatagcccgtaggcttagtggtcgagtgagtgattgctcgaactcgaagtaaggtagcccgtaggattagtggtcgagtgagtgattgctcaaactcgaagtaatatatccCGCAGGCTTagtggtcaagtgagtgattgcttgaactcgaagtaatgtagcccgtagggttTATGGTCGAGtcagtgattgctcgaactcaaggtaaaagtagcccgtaagcctttatggtcgagtgagttcttgctcgaactcaaagtaagagtagcccttaggcttaatagtcgagtgtgtgatttctcaaacttgaggtaaaagtagcccttatgcttaatagtcgagtgagtattttctcgaactcgaggtaatgtagcccgtaggcttttatggtcgagtgagtacttgctcgaattcgaagtaagagtagcccttaggcttaatagtcgagtgagttattgctcgaactctaagtaatgtagcccataggcttttatggtagagtgagttcttgctcgaactcaaagtaagactatcccttaggcttaatagccgAGAGAGTGATTGCTctaacttgaagtaatgtagcccataggctttatggtcgagtgaatgattgctcgaactcgaagtaatgtagcccgtagacttagtggccgagtgagtgatttctcgaactcgaagtaatgtagctcataggcttagtagtcgagtgagtgattgctcgaactcgaagtaatgtagcccgtaggcttagtagtcgagtgagtgattgctcgaactcgaattaatgtattccgtaggcttagtggtcgagtgggtgatttctcaaactcgaagtaatgtagcccgtaagcttagtggTCGTATatgtgattgcttgaactcgaagtaatgtagccggtagggtttatggtcgagtgagtgattgctcgaacttgaggtgaaagtagcccgtaggcatttatggtcgagtgagtgcttgctcgaactcgaagtaagagtagcccttaggcttaatagttgagtgagtgatttctcgaactcgaggtaaaagtagcccttaggcttaatagtcgagtgcgtgtttactcgaacttgagataatgtagcccgtaggcttttatgaccgagtgagtgcttggtcgaactcgaagtaagagcagcacttaggcttaataatcgagtgagtgattgctcaaactcgaggtaaaagtagcctgtaggcttttatagtcgagtgagtgcttgctcgaactcgaagtaagagtagcccttaggcttaatagtcgagtgagtgattgctcgaacttgaagtaatgtagcccgtaggcttttatggccgagtaagtgcttgctcgaacttgaagtaagagtagcccttaggcttaatagttgagtgagtgatttctcgaactcaaggtaaaagtagcccgtatgcttttatggtcgagtgagtgcttactcgaacttgaagtaagagtagcccttagtcttaattgtcgagtgagtgattgctcgaactcgaggtaaaagtagcccttaggcttaatagtcgggtgagtgtttgctcgaactcgaagaaatgtagcccgtaggctttatggtcgagtgagagttttgctcgaactcgaagtgatgtagccctcaGGCTTATGTAGAGCTTGACCTCGTTGATTTTTtagttggcagtccccgatttatggggtaatggtcggcccttaagccggTTTGCATAAAAGATCACGAAATAGAGAATGGATTTTGAGACATAAGAtgtcggtaaagaagaaatttcgctttatgtcattatacatgtgttcatgttttttattagggatcgagcaaactacacgagcatggttcgttttgaccatttgtctCTTACAATgtttcctatcgaaaccctgctgtcatgaagtaacttccttgcatcgaacttgataatcgacctcgatatattcgagggtaatgccccccagtattcggggTTGATTGTAAAGTGgcttcggatactgttgaattgttctaagttagcacgatcaatggttgcctcattaagaaccttgccgaaaaacccatttgggacaaaaccggtctaagggaaaaagagtgcaacgtgtgctttcaggcctaaaggcttcgagttggaTAATCCATACAtatttctggtcgaacacctgcaagggttaatgAAAATATGGGGGTCGTACCTTAAcaatagtatcattttaggtgcgacacattccaattgcttggtagttgtttgtcgtttattacaacgagcttgtatgatccttttccgatgatttcgagaacctaATACAGTCCTTCCCAGTTCAAACCAAGTTTTCATTTATTTGGttttcgggtattgagggtgactttctttagcactaagtccccgattttaaaatatcaaagattggttcttcgattataatacctttcgatccgctatttttgggcggctaatcggacgagagctgcttctcgtttttcgtccaataattctaggctcgtgttcatggtctcgttattcgactcattAGTTGCATATCGATGCTAGGTTCTTCGACCTATACTGGGATAAGAGCTTCTGTGCCGTAAACCAACGAGAACACTGTTGTTttggtactggatttcgatgttgtgcggtatgcccataggccTTCGGGTAATAtttttctccattttcctttagcattggttaatattttcttaatattttggatgatggttttgttagtcgattcggcctgtccgttcccacttggatgataaggtgttgataggatccttttgattttgtggtcttcaaaaaatttagttactttgctgccgatgaatttctttccattgtcacatacaatctcggatggcatcccgaaccgacatatgatgtggtcccaaatgaagtctattacttccttttctctcactttctcgaaagcctgtgcttcaacccttttagagaaataatcagtcataaacaaaataaactgagccttacttggggccgatgggaggaggccgacgatgtccattccccatttcatgaaaggccatggagataggaccgagtgaaggagttccccgggttgatgaatcatgggcgcatgtctttgacatttatcatatttttgaacgaactcccttgcatctttgtccatatcgatccaataatatcctactctgattattttgtggacTAATGAGTCGACACCGGAATGatctcgagcacattgggttgttgAACtctccaaatgccaatctcggagggaaaccctcgaggagatccatgctcgaggtttcgaccttaccgaagagATATTAAAGGCTAAAGAACCTGAAGCCGATGCtggagccttggcttccgatgacgATGATGACGATAACGAGAGTGGGTCTGAGAGAGGGGAGGAGCttgatggagaagagaccgcccccGGAGATAATCAAGAAACTTAGGGTTTTTCCCATTTTTGATCTTTCTAtgtagggtcctgatcggaccttgtaaatactcCATTATATGTATAATGCTCTTTTCCTTTCCTGACTTGTCTTTGTTTAAttctctgccttgtgaagattttgtttcattcatgccttatgaaagttttcataagttcaaggctttaggcaatttgatcgaggTCGGACCTTGTAGTCTTTGTAACCGATTGAATGTTTACTCGAACTCGGGGTaagagtggcccttaggcttagtagtcgagtgagtgttagctcgaactcgaaaaaggagtagcccataggcctttatggtcgagtgagtgcttgctcgaactcgaagtaagagtagcccttaggcttaatagtcgagtgagtgagtgatcgaacttgaagtaatgtagcctgtaggctttatggtcgagtgagtgatttttcgaactcgaagtaatgtagcctgtaggcttagtggccgagtgagtgattgctcgaactcaaagtaatgtagcccgtagccttagtggtcgagtgagtgattgctcgaactcgaattaatgtagcccgtaggcttagtggtcgagtgagtgattgctcgaactcgaagtaatgtagcccgtaggcttagtggtcgagtgagtgattgctcgaactcgaagtaatgtagcccgtaggcttagtggtcgagtgagtgattgctcgaactcgaagtaatatagcccgtaggcttagtggtcgagtgagtgatttctcgaactcaaagtaatgtagctcgtaggcttagtagtcgagtgagtgattgctcgaactcgaagtaatgtagcccgtaggcttagtggtcgtgtgagtgattgctcaaactcgaaatattATATCCCGCAGGCTTagtggtcaagtgagtgattgcttgaactcgaagtaatgtagcccgtagggttTATGGTCGAGccagtgattgctcgaactcaaggtaaaagtagcccgtaagcctttatggtcgagtgagttcttgctcgaactcaaagtaagagtagcccttaggcttaat
This region of Nicotiana tomentosiformis chromosome 4, ASM39032v3, whole genome shotgun sequence genomic DNA includes:
- the LOC104117189 gene encoding zeatin O-glucosyltransferase-like; this encodes MTSNLHFQNHGQKHNDIVVVVVPFPAQGHLNQLLQLCKLIASYNIKVHYVTTKTHTHQAKLRVHDPFSIDNIHFHEFSTPFFISPPPNLNASIKFPCHLQPSFEATSHLRKPVAKLLRVLSSKSQRIVIIHDSLMGSVVQDFVYLPNAEAYAFHSVSAFTLFLFIWENMGRPFNIDANMLKDVPSLEGCFSPEFEKFIKNEYDYLKFNSGRIYNTCKVIEGPFLDLLSKEQISNNKKQWALGPFNPVLVQHGTKGCTQRHKCLIWLDKQEPNSVIFVSFGTTTSFSDEQIKEIAIGLEKSEQKFVWVLRDADKGNVFAKDQSRNIELPKGFEERVKERGVVLRDWAPQLEILAHSSVGGFMSHCGWNSCMESISMGVPIAAWPMHSDQPRNTILVTKILKVGIVVKDWTRRHEVVTSLMVQAAVEKLMVSKEGEGMRNRAMDLSAALKISVAEGGIKNMELDSFISHITRQI